Proteins from one Bactrocera neohumeralis isolate Rockhampton chromosome 3, APGP_CSIRO_Bneo_wtdbg2-racon-allhic-juicebox.fasta_v2, whole genome shotgun sequence genomic window:
- the LOC126752458 gene encoding zinc finger protein 62-like isoform X3, with protein MDKEPIIMTHALPNKQVINNQLNIEVNLKKDAEFISEEYESDSNTNSNADNEEYYDSVSENSFECEPDVNRSFPILHNLETKKKMCINSSNYIYGKYVLRQCPMCDSEFNSAHCWKKHINYIHHLATPEDLQFKYNEVGAKCKICDFQTATPDFNKLLDHQISHMPFSLFLKCKLCDWRTKTHPSMNFHLRQVHSDKLDMTKKSIELTVCPYCQQEFSSQWYLRKHMFQEHEKTIDDRTCFICLDCGEEFPTNVSLRAHVFEKFADKSVEELSFKEVISVGEDNDISYKCTQCPTIYRKSTSSRTLTNLREHYMLHLGELTGKHAYKCKYCDESFRRFDYMRLHICEELRKALQSCANSHTILSAKGRRNKLSKKNVQQEPVELKRDYMKHIRHVCLKCGNSYGKLFHCKRHMYIKHGMSKPSGLDFKKIANQSASEVYECTICEEFTCDLDLNTMLVHARIHTVYDPLLCKICNTSFAYETDIPGHDCVDVEVVETVKESRYPREIPIPNMDTFCPKCDLTYTTPSSLTRHMNRMHGMHEPYGLGFVVCETNGSTEDVFRCTQCENFTINVKNLKAMLEHARLHLPYESFRCVFCKERFRFKEQARQHQCSKNTTEAVNIVDKYDQKILKTRLNKMGRLCPKCGKKFAKPTVCKVHTTNIHGLDKPAGLGFEKLSADNVDSNREKYRCNECLSFVVEKLDLSLMSEHAREHFPYDSFWCMLCDEQFKFKLLAIKHKCPNDTSKVEENNDGDFESTAHTKYPKTFEKIIKKFCPECNFEVPTMKAWRWHISKYHEMTTLTGLQMKQAKGNLVECLICQVKTTYVRRLDHRFVHLPFKPYQCRYCLEYFIEVEKAKAHCGDCAVAPTEFDETEETKKAQANKRTASKGMEAKIDNKRAKIQNKRETVSHVKANGANSSSERLDSESENDNADANRCISVVLTDDNDFAKFIRISCPLCPDTEFESNLMLTRHFNEAHNNFREHFTIHQTNAANCKTCKKYFNVVYKKTMIKHYLSEINATCFCCRLCDKNILYFETMRSHLLDDHQAVIAGQQTHENSNTTAEAGEEVDPLKVTAVDISKVSRTTMAIPSVKTAVFNEFNEYISYACPECNEHFDTSEQWHLHINGAHSFFEQHQLNIEATSDGFKRCKQCSVNISGGILAEQRHKLTHMQYKSFICILCQHRSTTLGVLTQHFRRRHFAKGTFKCVLCPSVLSTSCEQIEHMKNEHDPSEYPSKLCRVCFSMFSSINSLNTHMDLHNPNRKVFQCDYCDRYYKYKRELGLHVRAKHPEQEAKASEGVFLFAN; from the exons ATGGATAAAGAACCAATAATTATGACACATGCTTTACCCAATAAACAAGTTATTAACAATCAATTGAATATTGAGGTAAATCTGAAAAAAGACGCGGAATTTATATCAGAGGAATATGAGAGTGATTCCAATACTAACTCCAATGCTGATAATGAAGAGTATTACGATTCAGTCTCTGAAAACAGTTTTGAATGTGAACCTGACGTGAACCGTTCATTTCCAATTTTACATAACTTGgagacaaaaaagaaaatgtgtataaatagCTCCAACtatatttatggaaaatatGTTCTGAGACAATGTCCTATGTGTGATTCCGAGTTTAATTCTGCACATTGTTGGAAGAAACATATTAATTACATACATCATTTAGCTACTCCGGAAGATTTGCAATTTAAATACAACGAAGTAGgtgcaaaatgtaaaatttgtgattttcaaACGGCTACTCCAGATTTTAACAAACTATTAGATCATCAAATCTCACATATGCCATTTAGTCtgtttttaaaatgtaaattatgtGATTGGAGAACTAAAACACATCCAAGCATGAATTTTCATTTGCGTCAAGTGCATTCCGATAAATTGGATATgacaaaaaaaagtattgagTTAACTGTATGTCCATATTGTCAGCAAGAATTCTCATCACAATGGTATTTGCGAAAGCATATGTTTCAGGAACATGAAAAGACTATTGACGATAGAACATGTTTCATTTGCTTAGATTGTGGCGAAGAATTTCCCACAAATGTTAGTTTACGTGCgcatgtatttgaaaaatttgcagaCAAGTCGGTGGAAGAACTGAGCTTCAAAGAGGTGATTTCAGTTGGCGAAGATAATGATATTTCATACAAGTGTACTCAATGCCCGACCATTTATCGCAAAAGTACATCTAGTCGGACATTAACAAACTTACGCGAACATTATATGTTGCATTTAGGCGAACTTACTGGAAAACACgcatacaaatgtaaatattgcGATGAAAGTTTTCGTCGATTTGACTATATGCGCTTACACATTTGTGAGGAACTACGTAAAGCCTTGCAGAGTTGCGCCAATTCACATACTATATTAAGTGCGAAAGGCCGTAGAAATAAGTTATCAAAGA aaaatgtgCAACAAGAACCAGTCGAACTGAAGAGAGACTACATGAAACATATTCGTCATGTTTGTTTAAAATGTGGAAATTCATATGGCAAGTTGTTCCATTGCAAAcggcatatgtatataaaacatgGCATGAGCAAACCATCGGGATTGGATTTTAAAAAGATAGCAAATCAAAGTGCTTCAGAAGTTTATGAATGTACGATTTGCGAAGAGTTCACCTGCGACTTGGATTTAAATACAATGCTAGTGCACGCGCGTATACATACCGTTTATGATCCTTTACTGTGTAAAATTTGCAATACATCTTTTGCTTATGAAACCGACATACCAGGACATGATTGTGTGGATGTGGAGGTTGTTGAAACAGTAAAAG AATCAAGATATCCCAGAGAAATTCCCATACCCAATATGGATACTTTTTGCCCTAAATGCGATCTAACATATACAACGCCTTCTTCCTTAACAAGACACATGAATAGAATGCATGGCATGCATGAACCCTACGGGCTTGGCTTTGTAGTGTGCGAAACAAACGGTAGCACTGAAGATGTATTTCGTTGCACTCAATGTGAAAATTTTACGattaatgtgaaaaatttgaaagctATGTTAGAACATGCGCGACTACATTTGCCATATGAAAGTTTCAGATGTGTCTTCTGTAAAGAGCGATTTCGTTTTAAAGAGCAGGCGAGACAACATCAATGTTCAAAAAATACAACAGAGGCGGTTAATATAGTGGATAAATACGATCAAAAGATTTTGAAGACGCGCTTAAATAAAATGGGGCGATTATGTCCTAAATGtggtaaaaaatttgcaaaaccaACAGTTTGTAAAGTGCATACAACAAATATACATGGTTTAGATAAGCCTGCTGGACTTGGCTTTGAAAAGCTTAGTGCTGATAACGTTGATAGTAATCGCGAAAAATACCGTTGTAACGAATGCTTGAGCTTCGTTGTAGAAAAACTGGATTTAAGTTTAATGTCAGAACATGCTAGAGAACATTTTCCGTACGATAGTTTTTGGTGCATGCTATGTGACGaacaatttaaattcaaattgctAGCTATTAAACATAAATGTCCGAATGATACAAGTAAAGTGGAAGAAAATAATGATGGTGATTTTGAAAGCACAGCGCACACCAAATATCCTAAAACATTTGAGAagattataaagaaattttgtccCGAATGCAACTTTGAAGTGCCAACAATGAAAGCTTGGCGTTGGCATATAAGTAAATACCATGAAATGACAACACTTACCGGTTTACAGATGAAACAAGCGAAGGGCAATTTGGTAGAGTGTTTAATTTGTCAGGTAAAGACGACATATGTAAGGCGTTTGGATCATCGATTTGTACATCTGCCATTTAAGCCCTATCAGTGCAGATATTGTTTGGAATATTTCATCGAAGTGGAAAAGGCGAAAGCGCATTGTGGTGACTGTGCTGTTGCACCAACAGAATTCGACGAAACGGAGGAAACAAAAAAGGCACAAGCTAATAAGCGTACAGCGTCCAAAGGCATGGAAGCAAAAATTGATAATAAGAGAgccaaaatacaaaataaacgcGAAACTGTCTCACATGTAAAAGCGAACGGAGCAAACTCGTCCAGTGAACGGTTAGACTCCGAAAGTGAAAATGATAATGCAGACGCCAACAGATGTATTAGTGTTGTACTTACAGATGATAATGACTTCGCAAAGTTCATACGTATAAGCTGTCCATTATGCCCGGATACGGAATTCGAATCGAATCTAATGCTGACGCGTCATTTCAACGAAGCTCATAATAATTTTCGAGAACACTTCACAATTCATCAAACAAATGCGGCGAATTGTAAAacgtgcaaaaaatattttaatgtcgTATACAAGAAAACTATGATTAAGCActatttaagtgaaattaacGCTACATGTTTCTGTTGTCGTCTATGTgataaaaatatactatattttgaaacaatGCGCTCACATCTGCTGGACGATCATCAGGCTGTGATTGCCGGTCAGCAGACACATGAGAATAGCAACACAACCGCAGAAGCTGGTGAGGAGGTCGATCCTTTGAAAGTAACCGCTGTGGATATATCGAAGGTGTCGCGTACAACCATGGCAATACCGAGCGTTAAAACTGCggtatttaatgaatttaatgaATACATTTCATATGCATGTCCCGAATGCAATGAGCATTTCGACACATCCGAACAATGGCATTTACACATAAACGGTGCACATAGTTTCTTCGAACAACATCAGCTGAATATTGAAGCCACATCAGATGGTTTTAAACGTTGCAAACAGTGTAGTGTTAATATAAGTGGCGGCATCCTGGCCGAACAAAGACATAAGCTAACACATATGCAATACAAATCGTTCATTTGTATTCTCTGTCAACATCGTTCGACCACGTTAGGTGTGCTCACACAGCATTTTCGCCGTCGTCACTTCGCCAAGGGCACGTTTAAGTGTGTTCTATGTCCAAGTGTGCTAAGTACTTCATGCGAACAAATCGAACATATGAAGAATGAGCATGATCCCAGTGAATATCCATCGAAATTATGTCGCGTCTGCTTCAGCATGTTCAGCTCGATCAACTCGCTGAACACACATATGGATTTGCATAATCCCAATCGAAAAGTGTTTCAGTGCGACTACTGCGACCGTTATTATAAGTACAAGAGAGAATTGGGTTTACACGTGCGTGCTAAACATCCCGAACAAGAAGCCAAAGCCAGTGAAGGAG TCTTTCTTTTTGCTAACTAA
- the LOC126752458 gene encoding zinc finger protein Xfin-like isoform X1: protein MDKEPIIMTHALPNKQVINNQLNIEVNLKKDAEFISEEYESDSNTNSNADNEEYYDSVSENSFECEPDVNRSFPILHNLETKKKMCINSSNYIYGKYVLRQCPMCDSEFNSAHCWKKHINYIHHLATPEDLQFKYNEVGAKCKICDFQTATPDFNKLLDHQISHMPFSLFLKCKLCDWRTKTHPSMNFHLRQVHSDKLDMTKKSIELTVCPYCQQEFSSQWYLRKHMFQEHEKTIDDRTCFICLDCGEEFPTNVSLRAHVFEKFADKSVEELSFKEVISVGEDNDISYKCTQCPTIYRKSTSSRTLTNLREHYMLHLGELTGKHAYKCKYCDESFRRFDYMRLHICEELRKALQSCANSHTILSAKGRRNKLSKKNVQQEPVELKRDYMKHIRHVCLKCGNSYGKLFHCKRHMYIKHGMSKPSGLDFKKIANQSASEVYECTICEEFTCDLDLNTMLVHARIHTVYDPLLCKICNTSFAYETDIPGHDCVDVEVVETVKESRYPREIPIPNMDTFCPKCDLTYTTPSSLTRHMNRMHGMHEPYGLGFVVCETNGSTEDVFRCTQCENFTINVKNLKAMLEHARLHLPYESFRCVFCKERFRFKEQARQHQCSKNTTEAVNIVDKYDQKILKTRLNKMGRLCPKCGKKFAKPTVCKVHTTNIHGLDKPAGLGFEKLSADNVDSNREKYRCNECLSFVVEKLDLSLMSEHAREHFPYDSFWCMLCDEQFKFKLLAIKHKCPNDTSKVEENNDGDFESTAHTKYPKTFEKIIKKFCPECNFEVPTMKAWRWHISKYHEMTTLTGLQMKQAKGNLVECLICQVKTTYVRRLDHRFVHLPFKPYQCRYCLEYFIEVEKAKAHCGDCAVAPTEFDETEETKKAQANKRTASKGMEAKIDNKRAKIQNKRETVSHVKANGANSSSERLDSESENDNADANRCISVVLTDDNDFAKFIRISCPLCPDTEFESNLMLTRHFNEAHNNFREHFTIHQTNAANCKTCKKYFNVVYKKTMIKHYLSEINATCFCCRLCDKNILYFETMRSHLLDDHQAVIAGQQTHENSNTTAEAGEEVDPLKVTAVDISKVSRTTMAIPSVKTAVFNEFNEYISYACPECNEHFDTSEQWHLHINGAHSFFEQHQLNIEATSDGFKRCKQCSVNISGGILAEQRHKLTHMQYKSFICILCQHRSTTLGVLTQHFRRRHFAKGTFKCVLCPSVLSTSCEQIEHMKNEHDPSEYPSKLCRVCFSMFSSINSLNTHMDLHNPNRKVFQCDYCDRYYKYKRELGLHVRAKHPEQEAKASEGDRNISKIPKNRQSKMYCICVTIIFICKYVKICELILHIAQRLDFHCQLLFAGFFMCTYRNANWSARTRHSLVTAT from the exons ATGGATAAAGAACCAATAATTATGACACATGCTTTACCCAATAAACAAGTTATTAACAATCAATTGAATATTGAGGTAAATCTGAAAAAAGACGCGGAATTTATATCAGAGGAATATGAGAGTGATTCCAATACTAACTCCAATGCTGATAATGAAGAGTATTACGATTCAGTCTCTGAAAACAGTTTTGAATGTGAACCTGACGTGAACCGTTCATTTCCAATTTTACATAACTTGgagacaaaaaagaaaatgtgtataaatagCTCCAACtatatttatggaaaatatGTTCTGAGACAATGTCCTATGTGTGATTCCGAGTTTAATTCTGCACATTGTTGGAAGAAACATATTAATTACATACATCATTTAGCTACTCCGGAAGATTTGCAATTTAAATACAACGAAGTAGgtgcaaaatgtaaaatttgtgattttcaaACGGCTACTCCAGATTTTAACAAACTATTAGATCATCAAATCTCACATATGCCATTTAGTCtgtttttaaaatgtaaattatgtGATTGGAGAACTAAAACACATCCAAGCATGAATTTTCATTTGCGTCAAGTGCATTCCGATAAATTGGATATgacaaaaaaaagtattgagTTAACTGTATGTCCATATTGTCAGCAAGAATTCTCATCACAATGGTATTTGCGAAAGCATATGTTTCAGGAACATGAAAAGACTATTGACGATAGAACATGTTTCATTTGCTTAGATTGTGGCGAAGAATTTCCCACAAATGTTAGTTTACGTGCgcatgtatttgaaaaatttgcagaCAAGTCGGTGGAAGAACTGAGCTTCAAAGAGGTGATTTCAGTTGGCGAAGATAATGATATTTCATACAAGTGTACTCAATGCCCGACCATTTATCGCAAAAGTACATCTAGTCGGACATTAACAAACTTACGCGAACATTATATGTTGCATTTAGGCGAACTTACTGGAAAACACgcatacaaatgtaaatattgcGATGAAAGTTTTCGTCGATTTGACTATATGCGCTTACACATTTGTGAGGAACTACGTAAAGCCTTGCAGAGTTGCGCCAATTCACATACTATATTAAGTGCGAAAGGCCGTAGAAATAAGTTATCAAAGA aaaatgtgCAACAAGAACCAGTCGAACTGAAGAGAGACTACATGAAACATATTCGTCATGTTTGTTTAAAATGTGGAAATTCATATGGCAAGTTGTTCCATTGCAAAcggcatatgtatataaaacatgGCATGAGCAAACCATCGGGATTGGATTTTAAAAAGATAGCAAATCAAAGTGCTTCAGAAGTTTATGAATGTACGATTTGCGAAGAGTTCACCTGCGACTTGGATTTAAATACAATGCTAGTGCACGCGCGTATACATACCGTTTATGATCCTTTACTGTGTAAAATTTGCAATACATCTTTTGCTTATGAAACCGACATACCAGGACATGATTGTGTGGATGTGGAGGTTGTTGAAACAGTAAAAG AATCAAGATATCCCAGAGAAATTCCCATACCCAATATGGATACTTTTTGCCCTAAATGCGATCTAACATATACAACGCCTTCTTCCTTAACAAGACACATGAATAGAATGCATGGCATGCATGAACCCTACGGGCTTGGCTTTGTAGTGTGCGAAACAAACGGTAGCACTGAAGATGTATTTCGTTGCACTCAATGTGAAAATTTTACGattaatgtgaaaaatttgaaagctATGTTAGAACATGCGCGACTACATTTGCCATATGAAAGTTTCAGATGTGTCTTCTGTAAAGAGCGATTTCGTTTTAAAGAGCAGGCGAGACAACATCAATGTTCAAAAAATACAACAGAGGCGGTTAATATAGTGGATAAATACGATCAAAAGATTTTGAAGACGCGCTTAAATAAAATGGGGCGATTATGTCCTAAATGtggtaaaaaatttgcaaaaccaACAGTTTGTAAAGTGCATACAACAAATATACATGGTTTAGATAAGCCTGCTGGACTTGGCTTTGAAAAGCTTAGTGCTGATAACGTTGATAGTAATCGCGAAAAATACCGTTGTAACGAATGCTTGAGCTTCGTTGTAGAAAAACTGGATTTAAGTTTAATGTCAGAACATGCTAGAGAACATTTTCCGTACGATAGTTTTTGGTGCATGCTATGTGACGaacaatttaaattcaaattgctAGCTATTAAACATAAATGTCCGAATGATACAAGTAAAGTGGAAGAAAATAATGATGGTGATTTTGAAAGCACAGCGCACACCAAATATCCTAAAACATTTGAGAagattataaagaaattttgtccCGAATGCAACTTTGAAGTGCCAACAATGAAAGCTTGGCGTTGGCATATAAGTAAATACCATGAAATGACAACACTTACCGGTTTACAGATGAAACAAGCGAAGGGCAATTTGGTAGAGTGTTTAATTTGTCAGGTAAAGACGACATATGTAAGGCGTTTGGATCATCGATTTGTACATCTGCCATTTAAGCCCTATCAGTGCAGATATTGTTTGGAATATTTCATCGAAGTGGAAAAGGCGAAAGCGCATTGTGGTGACTGTGCTGTTGCACCAACAGAATTCGACGAAACGGAGGAAACAAAAAAGGCACAAGCTAATAAGCGTACAGCGTCCAAAGGCATGGAAGCAAAAATTGATAATAAGAGAgccaaaatacaaaataaacgcGAAACTGTCTCACATGTAAAAGCGAACGGAGCAAACTCGTCCAGTGAACGGTTAGACTCCGAAAGTGAAAATGATAATGCAGACGCCAACAGATGTATTAGTGTTGTACTTACAGATGATAATGACTTCGCAAAGTTCATACGTATAAGCTGTCCATTATGCCCGGATACGGAATTCGAATCGAATCTAATGCTGACGCGTCATTTCAACGAAGCTCATAATAATTTTCGAGAACACTTCACAATTCATCAAACAAATGCGGCGAATTGTAAAacgtgcaaaaaatattttaatgtcgTATACAAGAAAACTATGATTAAGCActatttaagtgaaattaacGCTACATGTTTCTGTTGTCGTCTATGTgataaaaatatactatattttgaaacaatGCGCTCACATCTGCTGGACGATCATCAGGCTGTGATTGCCGGTCAGCAGACACATGAGAATAGCAACACAACCGCAGAAGCTGGTGAGGAGGTCGATCCTTTGAAAGTAACCGCTGTGGATATATCGAAGGTGTCGCGTACAACCATGGCAATACCGAGCGTTAAAACTGCggtatttaatgaatttaatgaATACATTTCATATGCATGTCCCGAATGCAATGAGCATTTCGACACATCCGAACAATGGCATTTACACATAAACGGTGCACATAGTTTCTTCGAACAACATCAGCTGAATATTGAAGCCACATCAGATGGTTTTAAACGTTGCAAACAGTGTAGTGTTAATATAAGTGGCGGCATCCTGGCCGAACAAAGACATAAGCTAACACATATGCAATACAAATCGTTCATTTGTATTCTCTGTCAACATCGTTCGACCACGTTAGGTGTGCTCACACAGCATTTTCGCCGTCGTCACTTCGCCAAGGGCACGTTTAAGTGTGTTCTATGTCCAAGTGTGCTAAGTACTTCATGCGAACAAATCGAACATATGAAGAATGAGCATGATCCCAGTGAATATCCATCGAAATTATGTCGCGTCTGCTTCAGCATGTTCAGCTCGATCAACTCGCTGAACACACATATGGATTTGCATAATCCCAATCGAAAAGTGTTTCAGTGCGACTACTGCGACCGTTATTATAAGTACAAGAGAGAATTGGGTTTACACGTGCGTGCTAAACATCCCGAACAAGAAGCCAAAGCCAGTGAAGGAG atcgcaatatttcaaaaattcctaaaaatcGCCAATCAAAAATGTATTGTATATGtgtaacaataatatttatatgtaaatatgtaaaaatttgcgAGCTAATCCTTCACATCGCACAACGTTTGGATTTCCATTGCCAATTGCTGTTTGCTGGATTCTTCATGTGTACATATCGCAACGCCAACTGGTCAGCTCGCACGCGCCATTCATTGGTCACCGCCACATAA